A window of Komagataella phaffii GS115 chromosome 1, complete sequence contains these coding sequences:
- a CDS encoding Core component of the signal recognition particle (SRP) ribonucleoprotein (RNP) complex encodes MESPLQSTYGERAERYLDSADAFHKQRHRLNRRLHKLRKSLDIHVTDTKNYREKEQISKIDLESYNRDKRYGDIILFTAERDHMYSDEVKEIMKVHHSKSREKFIVSRLKRSLDHGRKLLILVGDEPDEMRKLEVFVYVALIQGKLSIANKNWTNAQYALSVARCGLQFLDKYGTETQTDLYNGIIDTHIDQMLKFVIYQATKNNSPILDTECRHQIRTDTLGYLDQARQIIESKDPEFLNVGVVETQLIWWDYDISIHSEEVAKLISDANEKLQLIEDGNVSSYDPALLTLQEALDAHQLLMARNVDNFADDDQNNHVLLSYIRYLLLITTLRRDITLIDQVRNRSVVNSSLAVALERAKDVGRIFDNIVKKVNELKDVPGVYNKQEEWNSLQALDAYFQASKIQHLASTHLLFNRSKESLALLIKAKSLVKGHTIAGEYPTNFPTNKDLSSILEQINQDILKAYVLAKYKQESSLGGVSEYDFIADNRNKVPSNPSLHKIASVSYKNVKPVNVKPVLFDIAFNYVSQPNQIFEEPIESSNKQERQADSESPSPEKKKKGLFGLFR; translated from the coding sequence ATGGAATCGCCCTTGCAATCTACATACGGAGAAAGAGCCGAAAGGTATTTAGATAGTGCTGATGCTTTTCATAAACAAAGACACAGATTGAATCGAAGGCTGCACAAGTTACGTAAGAGCTTGGATATTCATGTTACTGATACTAAGAACTATAGAGAGAAAGAGCAgatttccaaaattgatcTAGAGTCGTACAACAGGGATAAGCGATATGGTGACATTATACTGTTCACTGCAGAGAGGGATCACATGTATAGTGATGAGGTCAAGGAGATCATGAAGGTCCATCATAGTAAATCGAGAGAAAAGTTTATTGTTTCTAGATTGAAGAGATCACTGGACCACGGTAGAAAATTACTGATCCTAGTTGGAGACGAGCCTGATGAGATGAGAAAATTGGAAGTATTTGTTTATGTTGCATTGATTCAGGGTAAACTTTCCATTGCAAACAAGAATTGGACCAATGCTCAGTATGCTCTCAGTGTGGCGAGATGTGGGCTCCAGTTTTTGGACAAATATGGTACTGAAACACAAACTGACCTCTATAATGGCATAATTGACACTCACATAGAtcaaatgttgaaatttgtGATCTACCAAGCTACTAAAAATAACAGTCCTATTTTGGATACAGAGTGCAGACATCAAATTAGGACGGACACCCTAGGGTATTTGGATCAGGCAAGGCAAATAATagaatcaaaagatccCGAGTTTCTGAATGTTGGAGTTGTTGAAACTCAGTTGATTTGGTGGGACTACGATATCTCTATTCATTCAGAGGAGGTAGCAAAGCTGATTTCAGATGCGAACGAAAAGCTGCAACTTATCGAGGATGGAAACGTCTCCTCATATGATCCGGCTCTACTAACTCTTCAAGAAGCGCTGGATGCTCATCAGTTGTTGATGGCCAGAAATGTTGACAACTTCGCAGACGACGATCAAAACAATCATGTTTTACTGTCGTACATCAGATATTTGTTACTTATCACCACTTTGAGAAGGGACATTACTTTGATAGACCAAGTTAGAAACAGATCTGTGGTTAATTCTTCCCTAGCTGTGGCTCTGGAACGTGCTAAAGACGTTGGTAGAATTTTCGACAATATCGTCAAGAAAGTCAATGAGTTGAAAGACGTTCCAGGTGTTTACAACAAGCAAGAGGAGTGGAATTCGTTGCAGGCATTGGATGCTTATTTCCAAGCATCCAAGATCCAACATTTGGCATCTACCCACCTTTTATTCAACAGATCCAAGGAATCATTGGCGTTATTAATAAAGGCAAAGTCCTTGGTAAAGGGGCACACTATCGCCGGAGAATATCCCACTAATTTCCCTACGAATAAAGATTTGAGTTCGATCTTAGAACAAATTAATCAAGACATCCTTAAGGCTTATGTTTTGGCCAAGTATAAGCAAGAGTCTTCTTTAGGTGGTGTATCGGAGTATGATTTCATTGCTGACAATCGCAACAAGGTTCCGTCGAATCCCAGTCTGCACAAGATTGCCTCTGTATCCTACAAGAATGTCAAACCTGTCAATGTTAAGCCTGTATTGTTTGACATAGCTTTCAACTACGTGAGTCAACCAAACCAGATATTTGAGGAACCTATCGAGAGTTCAAACAAGCAAGAGAGACAAGCGGATTCTGAATCTC